The Rhodococcus sp. X156 genome window below encodes:
- the lpqB gene encoding MtrAB system accessory lipoprotein LpqB, translating to MRRFRVLSCLVAVATVLTGCATVPTSSTPHVISTVRTDPQPEVEQAPIAGREPDLLVRDFISASSAQRGQHRVARQYLTGEGSQRWDDRTSTTILTNVDTLYDVRAENRVTILLRADRVGTLSGDGTYNQDQGTYEARLTLLKVDGQWRIDALPSGVVLERADFLARYQRVPVYFLNPDQKKVVADPRWVARDSDSLAARLVELLIGGPNAQLASGVVNKLGQGVRLRSNVTTATGESVPGAGEANGVGIDLGGLESLDAGQRQLLAAQVVWTLDSAGVRGPYVLLADGAPLDERYALGWDTADVASFDPSSSSGADVGLHAVSGGSLVKVVDGSVNAVGGPLGRASSLESAAISHDGQQVAAVTMTGDPRPGGQVQLLVGSLGGAVAVAASGTEMTRPTWSGDDRAAWVVVDTGTVVRVVREPSSGQVSSSPVDSGAVTALGGPISALRLSRDGVRAALIVGGRVYVAVVTRAQNGGFALTSPVAVAPDLGDGAVSLDWTSADTLVVSGRGDEVPVVTVGVDGALIQPLPSRNLSPPVRYVAAAPASSVLAADSRAVLQLNVLDAPGERYWREVAGLGGGSSTPILPG from the coding sequence ATGCGCCGATTCCGTGTGCTGTCCTGCCTGGTGGCGGTGGCCACCGTGCTCACCGGGTGCGCCACCGTGCCCACCAGCTCCACCCCGCACGTGATCAGCACGGTGCGCACCGATCCGCAGCCGGAGGTGGAGCAGGCGCCGATCGCCGGGCGGGAGCCCGACCTGCTGGTGCGCGACTTCATCTCCGCCAGCAGCGCCCAGCGCGGCCAGCACCGGGTGGCGCGGCAGTACCTCACCGGTGAGGGCTCCCAGCGCTGGGACGACCGCACGTCCACCACGATCCTGACCAACGTGGACACCCTCTACGACGTGCGCGCCGAGAACCGGGTGACCATCCTGCTGCGCGCCGACCGGGTCGGCACGCTCAGCGGGGACGGCACCTACAACCAGGACCAGGGCACCTACGAGGCCCGGCTGACGCTGCTGAAGGTCGACGGCCAGTGGCGCATCGACGCCCTGCCCAGCGGTGTGGTGCTCGAGCGTGCCGACTTCCTGGCCCGCTACCAGCGGGTGCCGGTGTACTTCCTCAACCCCGACCAGAAGAAGGTGGTGGCCGACCCCCGCTGGGTGGCGCGCGACTCCGACTCCCTGGCCGCACGGCTGGTGGAGCTGCTCATCGGCGGACCGAACGCGCAGCTGGCCAGCGGCGTGGTGAACAAGCTGGGCCAGGGAGTGCGGCTGCGCAGCAACGTCACCACCGCGACCGGGGAGAGCGTGCCCGGCGCCGGCGAGGCCAACGGGGTCGGTATCGACCTGGGTGGGCTGGAGTCCCTCGACGCCGGGCAGCGCCAGCTGCTGGCCGCCCAGGTGGTGTGGACCCTGGACAGCGCCGGCGTGCGCGGTCCGTACGTGCTTCTCGCCGACGGGGCCCCGCTGGACGAGCGCTACGCGCTGGGCTGGGACACCGCCGACGTCGCCTCCTTCGACCCCTCGTCCTCCTCCGGGGCTGACGTGGGGCTGCACGCGGTGTCCGGCGGCAGCCTGGTCAAGGTGGTCGACGGCAGCGTCAACGCGGTGGGTGGGCCACTGGGTCGGGCCAGCTCGCTGGAGTCAGCCGCCATCTCCCACGACGGGCAGCAGGTCGCCGCGGTCACCATGACGGGCGACCCGAGGCCCGGGGGGCAGGTGCAGCTGCTGGTGGGCAGCCTCGGCGGGGCGGTGGCCGTCGCGGCCTCGGGCACGGAGATGACCCGCCCCACCTGGTCCGGGGACGATCGTGCGGCCTGGGTGGTGGTGGACACCGGGACCGTGGTGCGGGTGGTGCGGGAGCCCTCCAGCGGCCAGGTGTCCAGCTCGCCGGTGGACTCCGGCGCGGTGACCGCGCTCGGTGGGCCGATCAGCGCGCTGCGGCTGTCCAGGGACGGCGTCCGTGCGGCGCTCATCGTGGGGGGGCGGGTGTACGTGGCCGTGGTCACCCGGGCGCAGAACGGCGGCTTCGCGCTGACCAGCCCGGTGGCGGTGGCCCCGGACCTCGGGGACGGCGCGGTGTCGCTGGACTGGACCAGTGCCGACACCCTGGTGGTGTCCGGCCGGGGCGACGAGGTGCCGGTGGTCACCGTGGGGGTGGACGGCGCGCTGATCCAGCCGCTGCCCAGCCGCAACCTGTCCCCGCCGGTTCGGTACGTGGCGGCCGCGCCCGCGTCGTCGGTGCTGGCCGCCGACAGCCGGGCGGTGCTGCAGCTCAACGTCCTGGACGCACCCGGTGAGCGCTACTGGCGCGAGGTGGCGGGCCTCGGTGGGGGCTCGAGCACGCCGATCCTGCCCGGCTGA
- the mtrB gene encoding MtrAB system histidine kinase MtrB has product MYWWRRSLQLRVVLSTLALSAVLVLTVGVALLSQITDRLLDAKINAAVEEVERARATVQRELAGADESNSLRSRLNSASSALTSPGIDMGGSASGGAGAFEPVLIVRGDGPRGAIASGPIAEVPTSLRPFVQKGQLTYQYTSIAGAPTLVVGTPAPSDVAGLELYLVFPLNAEERSISLIKGTMSLGGGVLLLLLGGVAALVTRQVVLPIRTAVDAAERFADGQLEARMPVRGEDDVARLGLAFNDMAANLADQIAQLEEFGALQRQFTSDVSHELRTPLTTVRMAADVLHAGSDEMDPALRRSAELLVAELDRFETLLNDLLEISRHDAGMADLAAEPLDLRLCVRGAVDTVRHLVAQTGSELLLDLPEDKVTAEVDARRVERVLRNLLANALDHGEGRPVLVQMRASDQSVSVLVRDSGIGLQPGEAEKVFNRFWRADPSRVRRSGGTGLGLAIAVEDARLHGGSLQAWGEPGRGACFLLTLPLRRGAALVDGPIPLVPTEPFDVANVAVGDVVQPPSTASVPDRATAAPDVGVS; this is encoded by the coding sequence ATGTACTGGTGGCGGCGGTCCCTGCAGCTGCGGGTGGTGCTGTCCACCCTGGCGCTGTCGGCGGTGCTGGTGCTCACCGTCGGGGTGGCGCTGCTCAGCCAGATCACCGACCGGCTGCTCGACGCCAAGATCAACGCCGCCGTCGAGGAGGTGGAGCGAGCCCGCGCCACCGTGCAGCGCGAGCTGGCCGGCGCCGACGAGAGCAACTCCCTGCGCAGCCGGCTCAACAGCGCCAGCTCGGCGCTGACCAGCCCCGGCATCGACATGGGTGGCTCGGCCAGCGGCGGCGCCGGCGCCTTCGAGCCGGTGCTCATCGTCCGCGGGGACGGCCCGCGTGGCGCCATCGCCAGCGGCCCCATCGCCGAGGTGCCCACGTCGCTGCGCCCCTTCGTGCAGAAGGGGCAGCTGACCTACCAGTACACCTCCATCGCCGGCGCCCCCACCCTCGTCGTCGGCACCCCGGCGCCCTCCGACGTCGCCGGGCTCGAGCTGTACCTGGTGTTCCCGCTGAACGCCGAGGAGCGCTCGATCAGCCTGATCAAGGGCACCATGTCCCTCGGTGGCGGCGTCCTGCTCCTGCTGCTCGGTGGGGTGGCCGCGCTGGTCACCCGCCAGGTGGTCCTGCCCATCCGCACCGCCGTGGATGCGGCGGAGCGCTTCGCCGACGGGCAGCTCGAGGCGCGCATGCCGGTGCGCGGGGAGGACGACGTCGCCCGGCTGGGGCTGGCGTTCAACGACATGGCTGCCAACCTCGCCGACCAGATCGCGCAGCTGGAGGAGTTCGGCGCCCTGCAGCGGCAGTTCACCTCCGACGTCAGCCACGAGCTGCGCACCCCGCTGACCACGGTGCGGATGGCGGCTGACGTGCTGCACGCCGGCAGCGACGAGATGGACCCGGCCCTGCGTCGCTCGGCCGAGCTGCTGGTGGCCGAGCTGGACCGCTTCGAGACCCTGCTCAACGACCTGCTGGAGATCAGCAGGCACGACGCGGGGATGGCCGACCTGGCCGCGGAGCCGCTGGACCTGCGCCTGTGCGTGCGCGGTGCGGTGGACACCGTGCGCCACCTGGTGGCCCAGACCGGCAGCGAGCTGCTGCTGGACCTGCCCGAGGACAAGGTGACCGCCGAGGTCGACGCCCGCCGGGTGGAGCGCGTGCTGCGCAACCTGCTGGCCAACGCGCTCGACCACGGTGAGGGCCGGCCGGTGCTGGTGCAGATGCGCGCCTCCGACCAGTCGGTGTCGGTGCTGGTGCGCGACAGCGGGATCGGTCTGCAGCCGGGGGAGGCGGAGAAGGTGTTCAACCGGTTCTGGCGCGCCGACCCCTCCCGGGTGCGCCGCTCCGGCGGCACTGGTCTCGGCCTGGCGATCGCGGTGGAGGACGCCCGCCTGCACGGCGGCTCGCTGCAGGCCTGGGGCGAGCCCGGCCGCGGCGCCTGCTTCCTGCTCACCCTGCCGCTGCGGCGCGGTGCCGCGCTGGTGGACGGTCCCATCCCGCTGGTGCCCACCGAGCCCTTCGACGTCGCCAACGTCGCCGTCGGCGACGTGGTGCAGCCACCGTCCACCGCGAGCGTCCCTGACCGTGCCACCGCCGCGCCCGACGTGGGAGTCTCCTGA
- the mtrA gene encoding MtrAB system response regulator MtrA, with the protein MGGMKPRILVVDDDAALAEMLTIVLQGEGMDAAVVGDGSKAMAAVREFKPDLVLLDLMLPGMNGIDVCRVIRAESGVPIVMLTAKTDTVDVVLGLESGADDYVMKPFKAKELIARLRARLRRTAEVPAEILHIADVEIDVPAHQVTRNGTPISLTPLEFDLLVALARKPRQVFSRDVLLEQVWGYRHAADTRLVNVHVQRLRAKIEVDPERPEVVLTVRGVGYRAGPP; encoded by the coding sequence ATGGGCGGCATGAAACCACGGATCTTGGTCGTCGACGACGACGCGGCACTGGCAGAGATGCTGACCATCGTGCTGCAGGGCGAGGGCATGGACGCCGCCGTCGTGGGGGACGGGTCCAAGGCGATGGCCGCGGTCCGCGAGTTCAAGCCGGACCTGGTCCTGCTCGACCTGATGCTGCCCGGCATGAACGGCATCGACGTGTGCCGGGTGATCCGGGCGGAGTCGGGCGTGCCGATCGTCATGCTCACCGCCAAGACCGACACCGTGGACGTGGTGCTGGGCCTGGAGTCTGGCGCCGACGACTACGTGATGAAGCCGTTCAAGGCCAAGGAGCTGATCGCGCGGCTGCGGGCCCGGCTGCGGCGCACCGCCGAGGTGCCCGCGGAGATCCTGCACATCGCCGACGTGGAGATCGACGTCCCCGCGCACCAGGTCACCCGCAACGGCACGCCCATCTCGCTCACCCCGCTGGAGTTCGACCTGCTGGTGGCGCTGGCCCGCAAGCCGCGCCAGGTGTTCAGCCGGGACGTGCTCCTGGAGCAGGTGTGGGGCTACCGCCACGCCGCGGACACTCGCCTGGTCAACGTGCACGTGCAGCGCCTGCGCGCCAAGATCGAGGTGGACCCCGAGCGTCCGGAGGTGGTTCTCACCGTCCGCGGCGTGGGGTACCGCGCCGGCCCGCCGTGA
- a CDS encoding dTMP kinase, translating to MGVLVTVEGLDGAGKRTLSTALTAELASRGLRVGATAFPRYGRSVHADLVSEALHGKVGDLGDSVHGMAVLFALDRAEAVPELTEMLASNDVVLLDRYAASNAAFGAARLHQDARGEFAEWIRQLEFDRLRLPAPTLQVLLRVPVAVATARAADRESADAGRARDAFERDAGLQERTGAVYEGLAADGWAGAWHVHEQPDAADTAAPAGAAVAAVTALADRVLAGADA from the coding sequence GTGGGCGTACTCGTGACGGTGGAAGGTCTTGACGGCGCGGGAAAGCGGACGCTGAGCACCGCGCTGACCGCCGAGCTCGCCTCCCGCGGGCTCCGGGTGGGCGCCACCGCCTTTCCCCGCTACGGCCGCTCGGTGCACGCCGACCTGGTCTCCGAGGCGCTGCACGGCAAGGTCGGCGACCTCGGCGACAGCGTGCACGGCATGGCCGTGCTGTTCGCCCTCGACCGCGCCGAGGCCGTCCCCGAGCTCACCGAGATGCTGGCCAGCAACGACGTGGTGCTGCTCGACCGCTACGCCGCCTCCAACGCCGCCTTCGGTGCGGCCCGACTGCACCAGGACGCCCGCGGCGAGTTCGCCGAGTGGATCCGGCAGCTGGAGTTCGACCGCCTGCGCCTGCCCGCACCCACCCTGCAGGTGCTGCTGCGGGTGCCCGTCGCCGTGGCCACCGCGCGCGCGGCGGACCGCGAGTCCGCCGACGCCGGCCGCGCCCGCGACGCCTTCGAGCGCGACGCCGGGCTGCAGGAGCGCACCGGGGCGGTCTACGAGGGCCTGGCCGCCGACGGCTGGGCAGGGGCCTGGCACGTCCACGAGCAGCCCGACGCCGCCGACACCGCTGCCCCGGCCGGCGCAGCCGTCGCCGCGGTGACCGCGCTCGCCGACCGGGTGCTGGCGGGGGCGGACGCATGA